A DNA window from Bdellovibrionales bacterium contains the following coding sequences:
- a CDS encoding tetratricopeptide repeat protein, producing the protein MITSKLEIGRLYLERGDVLKAIEMLAPLSNELLQTQKYDQYLDTLQLLFRGYAELHDFERIDHAQNLLNRLVDAEAVQLTPKMLYTLALCSSYRSKHVQSLQLCKQSLTLAIKRDDQEGMSHAILGMAISYYHLDQLQDSLKEIYNLQIVMNILELPQVRLSSQILKGQILRKMKKFDQALDILWQCYEMLKTEKNLYSYISLLYGLGLTYKEAGKIEEARSYLRLAKRSIDPLNLKRLSDLVDGLLDGLGEEDTMQMYDLVFNLSNHSIFEKKRGKVDLQNQFILIDLLKLFLSKPGHSYTKEQIVKIIWRQSYNPAVHDNKIYVTIKRLRQILEPNMEKPKYIFRSKYGYYFSKDVKILVEQNTEQMKENL; encoded by the coding sequence TTGATTACATCTAAGCTCGAAATCGGGCGTTTATATCTAGAGCGTGGTGACGTTCTCAAGGCGATTGAGATGTTAGCTCCACTCTCTAACGAACTTCTCCAGACTCAAAAGTACGACCAGTACTTAGATACGTTACAGCTTCTTTTTAGAGGCTATGCCGAGTTGCATGACTTCGAAAGAATTGATCATGCGCAAAACTTATTAAATCGTCTCGTGGATGCGGAAGCAGTTCAACTGACGCCCAAAATGCTTTACACACTGGCGCTGTGCTCCTCCTACCGAAGTAAGCATGTTCAGTCTTTACAGCTCTGCAAGCAGTCTCTCACGCTCGCCATTAAACGCGATGACCAGGAGGGCATGAGTCACGCTATTTTAGGAATGGCAATTTCTTACTATCACTTAGATCAACTGCAAGACTCCCTCAAAGAAATCTATAATCTCCAGATTGTGATGAATATTCTTGAGTTACCTCAAGTGAGATTGTCCTCGCAGATTCTCAAGGGACAAATTCTTCGCAAGATGAAAAAATTTGATCAGGCGTTAGATATTCTTTGGCAGTGTTACGAAATGTTAAAGACCGAGAAGAATCTTTATTCCTATATCTCCTTACTTTACGGTTTGGGTCTTACTTACAAAGAGGCGGGAAAAATCGAAGAGGCTCGCAGCTATTTGCGGCTAGCCAAGAGAAGCATCGATCCTCTCAATTTAAAGCGCCTTTCGGATCTTGTTGACGGTCTTCTAGACGGTCTTGGCGAAGAAGATACCATGCAGATGTATGATTTGGTTTTTAATCTTTCCAACCATTCCATCTTCGAAAAGAAACGCGGGAAAGTGGATTTGCAAAATCAGTTTATTCTGATTGATCTCTTGAAATTATTTTTATCAAAACCAGGTCATTCGTACACTAAAGAGCAAATTGTGAAGATCATTTGGAGGCAGTCTTACAATCCAGCCGTTCATGATAATAAAATTTATGTGACCATTAAAAGGCTACGCCAAATTCTTGAACCGAATATGGAAAAGCCGAAGTACATTTTCCGTTCCAAATACGGATACTATTTTAGTAAAGACGTTAAAATTTTAGTTGAGCAAAATACAGAACAGATGAAGGAGAATTTATGA